The following proteins are encoded in a genomic region of Gavia stellata isolate bGavSte3 unplaced genomic scaffold, bGavSte3.hap2 HAP2_SCAFFOLD_42, whole genome shotgun sequence:
- the LOC132321501 gene encoding olfactory receptor 14J1-like — MSNSSSITQFLLLAFADTRELQLLHFCLFLGIYLAALLGNGLIITTIVCDHQLHSPMYFFLLNLSLLDLGSISTTVPKAMANSLWDTRAISYAGCAAQVFLFLFFMSAEFYLLTFMSYDRYIAICKPLHYGTLLGSRACVHMAAAAWGSGLLTSLLHTANTFSLPLCQGNAVDQFFCEIPQIVNLSCSDAYLREVGLLVFTLFFSFLCFLFIVLSYVEILRAVLRIPSEQGPHKAFSTCLPHLAVVSLLICTGTFAYLKPPSISSPSLNLLVSFLYSVVPPAVNPLIYSMRNQELKDAVWKLMTG; from the coding sequence atgtccaacagcagctccatcacccagttcctccttctggcattcgcagacacgcgggagctgcagctcttgcacttctgcctcttcctgggcatctacctggctgccctcctgggcaatggcctcatcatcaccaccataGTCTGCGACCACCagctccacagccccatgtacttcttcctcctcaatctctccctcctcgacctgggctccatctccaccactgtccccaaagccatggccaattccctctgggacaccagggccatttCCTATGCAGGATGTGCTGCTcaagtatttctgtttctctttttcatgtcagcagaGTTTTACCTTCTCACTTTCATGTCCTACgaccgctacattgccatctgcaaacccctgcactacgggaccctcctgggcagcagagcttgtgtccacatggcagcagctgcctggggcagtgggttgctcacttctctgctgcatacggccaatacattttcactaccactctgccaaggcaatgctgtggaccagttcttctgtgaaatcccacagATTGTAAATCTCTCCTGCTCAGATGCttacctcagggaagttgggcttcttgtttttactttatttttttcttttctttgttttcttttcattgtgctgtcctacGTGGAGATcttgagggctgtgctgaggatcccctctgagcagggaccacataaagccttttccacgtgcctccctcacctggctgtggtCTCCCTCTTAATTTGCACGGGCAcgtttgcctacctgaagcccccctccatctcctccccatccctgaaCCTGCTGGTGTCGTTTCTGTACtcagtggtgcctccagcagtgaaccccctcatctacagcatgaggaaccaggagctcaaggatgcagTGTGGAAACTGATGACTGgatga